The Macaca nemestrina isolate mMacNem1 chromosome 1, mMacNem.hap1, whole genome shotgun sequence genome contains the following window.
agcattttaggcggcaaagcaggaggatcgcttgaagtcagaagttcaagaccagcctggacaacaaagtgagacccctctCCCCTCaaccatctctacttaaaaaaaaaaaaaaaaaaaagagtagccaACATGGCATgcaccttgtagtcccagctacacaggaggctgaggctggaggatcacttagTTTGGGGCTACAGTAAGCTAGGATCATGAGACTGTACTCCACATTGGGTgacaagcaagaccctgtctccttaataaatacataaaggaaaGCTCTTGTGGTTGTGTCTTctaaatttctttccttcctttttttttttttttttcttttttttggagatggagtctcgctctgttgcccaggctggcatgcagtggcacaatctcggctcacttcaacctccagctcccgggttcaagtgattatcttgcctcggcctcccgagtggctgagatttcaggcacacaccaccacacctggctaatttttgtatttttagtagagatagggtttcaccatgttggttaggctggtctcgagctgctgacctcgtgatccgctcacctcggcctcccaaagtgctgggattacaggcgtgagccaccgcgcccagccctgaatTTCTTATGATTCTGCAACTCCTACTATTATAGTataaatagtatatatagtataaatgGGTTCCCATTATAGTATAAATATGTAGCTGGAAAAAGTGTTGAAATACAATATTCACTCAATTGAGGCAAAGGATTTTACAGATTGAATAATCTAGGTAATTCTTTGGTACCCTAATTCACTTTGCACGTGTGAATGGGAATATGAAAATCTGTGTTGTTCTGAAAGCTGCCTTGACCAGCATCTAGACAAGGAAGAGAAACCAAGAACTATTTCTGCAGGTGGCCACATGAAGCTAGCTGAAGCAGAACAGCATGTGAGAACTAACCACTATTTCTGGTACCTCAGAAGATCTGCAGAAGCTTGGTGAGGGAACACTCTTCAGGCAGATGACAGTTAATGTCTTTACAAGTGATTTAGCACAAGTCTTCTCTTATTATAGAACATAACTTTACTGGTGACCTGAATTTGTTTTTCTCCGAAGTGTCTAGACAGGAGCAAGAGAAACtctgaaattagaaataaatatactcTCCTTTGTACAAAACATTGAAACTACTCACCCTCCCACCAGCAGACGTTATGCTTTGAGGGGTAGATCTGGTAATGACGAGCAGGTATCTGAGCTGTTGGCATTCTCAAGAGACTTCCTCATAGAAATGGCACACAAATGTGAGCAGGTCAGCTTGGATTCAGTAGAACTGGTGTATAAGATGAGTGCAGGGTTCTTGGGCTGCTCAGGGAGTTATCCCCAgccccctggcctcaagcaatcactGAACATACAGCACACAAAAGACCTACCTAGGCTCCTCTCTCAAGTCCTCTAGATGACTTGCAATGGCTCATTAGTAGATAAGTCTGCTTATCCTCTTGAATTGtgaatttttctctcctttctttttcatcCAAGTTGAATAAGGACACCACCTACGACATATTCAAATGTACACTTCATTTGCACATTATAAACCAAGCAGCTCCATCtagcacagttcacagtagggatCTAGGAAGAAAAACACTAAGGAGAGATAGAAACTAAAGACAGTGTTGactgcttttattttacagagtttCTTCTTGATTACATGGGGCCTAGATGCTGAAAAACAGAATACAAATACTGAAATTTACAACCATACCCAATAACATAAGGAACTTCTCTACATTCCAATTCTGAGTTTATtcttcattatttaattttaagtaatttagagatataaattaaataaaagacaATGATGAAAAGCTGCCAATATTAattgtatttgttaaatgaaattattttacacTGCTAAAGAATTCAATATATTAGAGGAAGTGTACAACAATGAACAAactcatggggaaaaaaaagaactgtttcTTGACTGTGTGTCatggtgcatgtctataatcccagcactttgggaggcccaggcaggtcaGTCACTTGAGCCccgaagttcgagaccagcctggccaacttggtgaaaccccgtctctactaaaaacagaaaaattagcctggcatagtgacacacacctgtaatctcagctactcaggaggctgaggcaggaaaatcacttgaacctcggaggcagaagttgcagtgacccgagatcgcatcactgcactccagcctgggcgacagagtgagactccgtgtcaaaaaaggaaaaaaaagaaagaattttctcttGCCATATCAGGGTCCCTGGACCCCAAAAGGAGGGAGCTACAGGAGTGCCAGAGCTGAAGGAATGAATCCTGCAAGCTCTAGGAAGGCAGGACCTCTGTTTATATTTACCCCTAGATCCACAGGACACAGCACAGGGCAAGCATTCTTGTTGAGTGGATGAGTAGGTGAGTGTGCCGACCTATCTAGAGGAATGGGAGTAGGAAGCATGACCCACACCAGTAACTTCTTCCAAGGTTTTTCTTTCTGCCCTGGTATCAACAAAGCAGCAGAAAAGTGGAGTAATAATAGTAGTAGAGCTCCAGGGAAATGGATGAACAATGtccttcctctccctgctccttGTTAGCTCAAGTAACCATGccccttcttttctgtttctatttctgcTTTGTATCTAATCAGCCTGTCCAAGGAGCAGTGCAGCACCTGAGGCATTTCTTCTCTGTCCAGTTACTCCCAGAGCTGGCTGAAAGAAAGAACCCTCAGACAGGGGAGTGCAGGTAACAATGAGTCTGGCTGCAAGCTTATAAAACTCACAGGatggatacacatggacatagagatgGGAACAGGCTGGTcataatggctcacgcctgtaattctagcactttgggtagccaaggtggaaggattgcttgaggtaaGGATTTGGGAACAGCCTAGGCAGtaaagcgagaccctatctctacaaaaataaataattagccaagtgtggtggcacgcacctgtagtctcagctactctggaagctgaggcgggaggattgcttgagcccagaagttccaggttgcagtgagctatggtcacgcCACTCCcctccagcatgagcaacagagtgagaccctccaaaataaataaataagggaacaatagacaccgtGTCTActagaagggagagagagggagggggacaaTGGCTAATAAACTGCTTGTTGGGTACTATGCCCACTACCAcagtgatgggatcattcatacccaAAACTTGAACATCACAGCAATAtgccaatgtaacaaacctgcacatgtaccccctgaatctaataTAACagctgaaattattaaaaaataaaaccataggaACATAAGCTTGTCTTCCACATCCTTTCTGTCTCTGCCTATTTCTTCTAACAATGCAGTGCTTACACCCAGGGAGAGTGTTATTATCTGACTGAATGCCTTTTATAGGTTTGATCAGGTGGCCATGATAAGAAATTGGCACACTCCAATTTGTGTGTCTCCAATACTAACATGTTTACATATCCTTGCAATGTATACAAGGTTCATTCTTCATAAGGCTATTAACAACCCATCATATATTCCTAGAACTGAAATCCAAATgtcaataaacttttattgtgaCAGTTTCATTACATCTCTAGACTCTTTCAAGACACAGAAATTCTTCAGGGATTACAAATACCAATACTAAGCCAAATTCTCATCCTATGGAAGCAAAGGCTATCATCACATCACAATTATTTAGCGttctaaagttttatttctgggtcATGGGATAATACTTAAAAAGCGTATTACCCTTTTATGAAACAGTTTGGAacctttttccacttttttttttttttttttttttgagacaggatctcactctgtcacccaggctggcgttggaatgcagtggccggatctcggctcactgcaacctccacttcctggactcaagtgattctccagacTTAGCcatccaaatagctgggactacaggtgtgagccatcatgctcagctaattttgttgtttttttttttttttgtagaaacggatgttgccatgttgtctaggctgttcttgaactcctgagctcaaagctatcctcctgctttggcctcccaaagtgctggaactacaggcgtgagccactgtgcccggccgccaCTTCCTACAGAACTTCATGGAACCTTCCCACAATTTCACAGAGAAAGTCTCATATAGTCCTTATACGCAGAAGTGAAAGTCTAgcatattgatatttttaaatttcactggtCTTAAGAATATGATTACATAAGTTTAGACAAATATACACATCCGAGTGAACAATGTCCTAAAAATTAAGATATAGAGCATTGCTAACAATCTAGAAATTTCCCTCATGTTCCTTTCCAGTTTATCCTCTTACCCCAGGCAACCACTGTTCAGATTTATACCTCCATATGttagttttgcctattctggaacttttacataaatgaaatcGTAATGTATGTTCTCTTTTGTGGTTGCATAAGAGGTTTAAGATTCACGAAAATGGTTGCAAGATTAGTAGTAGGTcctttttcattgctgaataatattccactgtattaATTTACCATGGTGTATTTATCCATTACTAATATGGAAGCTTCTAGTTGGATATATGAAGATACTTCATATATCAAGTTTGGATATACATAAAATGTAGCAATTCCTGTTCACTCAAGTCCGCAGTCCACACTTGGCTCTTGCTAATGACTATAACCAGAGCGAAGTCTAATTTTTTAATCCTTTAGTCCTCAAAGGGATGAAAAAGAGAGCATGGGAAAACCAGAAATTATCTGAGTCTGAATCCAAGAAGAAAGTGTAGGGAACAAGAGATCGGATGTATTAGGAGAGATGTCTTCAACATGAACTCAAACTACCCTGGATCCTGGTTCTTGTCAAAGATTgtaaaagactgaaataaatgCAGGTCTAACCCCTCAGTATGCTCTTCCTCCTATCTCTCCTAGCTTTTTAAACCACTGGTTTAAAATCCTTTTTCTTCAGACATAATCCATATAAGGCCTTTATTTATTCAAGTAAACCTTGCTTGCTTGAATGTTCTGAAAGACAACTCTAGTTCCAATTAGTATTGCAGTGAAGGCAACGGTGTatgttaaaaagtattttgagtCCCTTTTCTTGGACCATGTGAAGTATACATCAaaggagcaggaaggaaggaaggctggaGAAAATGTTGTAGTTTATTATGATTTCTCATCATCGTACATTTACTGTGTCCACAGGGAAATAATACTCTGATAATCTCTACAAAAGtttcttttagttatttgtgATTCCTCCCTCAAGGTATTTATAACCTATTTAGAGAAAACACAGACGAATctgtgagaggatcacttgagcccaggaattagagaccagcctgggcaacatattgagatcctgtctctacaaaacattaaaaaaaaaaaaaatcagccaggcagggtggcacgtgcctgtggtcccagttacatgggaggcttgaggcaggaggatcacttgagccccagaattagaggctgcagtgagttaggactgtgccactgcatactagcctgggcaagaaggcaagacctcatttctaaaaaataaataaaacatttttaaaacaattaaatgttTCTCCTTCTAAGGAGATGTAAAagcaagaataataatttgcCTTATATGACATTTTGATTTGAATATTCTGCAAAATTGTAATCACATTTAATACTGTTGGGGATAAAGTATTACATGATGTTACTTCATAACTTTCCTGACTATTTTCAGTCAGTTGAACTTTTTGCAAGAATATGTCAAGTATTGTCCAGGCTATCTCTTTTACTCCTCTTGAAAAGCACTACAATATTAAAATCAAAGCCTTATATGTGCATTCTTTAGTATACACATATAATTACTAAGATTCTTTTCTCATTCTCACTTCTGAGAATACACTGAATTAAAACCAGGTATTCATGTTGGGAGACAACCAAGGATTCCTTCATCTTAAGTCTTTGCTTCTTGGTCAGATCTGGGGCTCTACCACACATGTGCCCAGCAAAACCACAGTCCATGACTACCCAGCTGTCTTGGAATGATATGCACAGTCTGGAGTTTCCAGGAAGAAAGTACATCTAATCACTGGATAATGTGTTCACAGGGGGAAAAGTGTCACCAAAGAGCTCCCCATCTCCCAAAGCCAGCCACCCTATCCCATCTTCCCCCATATCATGAATCACCCCTGTGCTTCTGAAGATAAGCccaaaaatatgaacattttatcttccacagaaacacaaaatggACATACTTTTCCATTATGCTTGACTGTAACGAAAGTCTAGGAAGTGAATGTAACATGAAATCATTCCTTCCGCCTTAGCagacagatggagagagacaTTCCAGTTTGTTTCCAGCCTTTTGTCTTTGGAGCATTTTTGGCATTTCCTTCAGGAAACTGGAGGTTGTGACCTAAGGTTTCCTTAGTGAACACATTTCTGTTTCCCACAGTTAACCTTACCCAGAAATGACATCGACTCTATTAGGTGAGGTTTATCTTCATGTCCCAACTGTGTCCTGTGCATATTCAATGACACTTGAAAGCACAAATTCTGAAAGTAGCAATCGGATTAGAGAGCCAAACATGCCAAAATACTTTAATCCCCCCAAAGATGACAATAATCAAAAACAAGAATTAACTATTACAATAAGTCTGTGATGTTTGCCCTTCCTTTCATTTTGTGTTTGGAAAAATTAATGACCGAGAATGTTAAGGCTTTCAGATACTGTGAATTGAAGGTTTTCAGATAAAAGTGTTACGCTACGCAGCCCACATTTTACAGTTAGCTACTTCACTGGTGCTGTATACTTCTATGTGGTTCAGAAGATAGGCTGGGGAAGCCAAGACAGtgtcctgaaaaaaaaaacacacacacccacgataTAATACCCATATCCATATCCCCACTTCCACAACATGTTGGTGAAAGGCCAAGAATGTGTGCTTATTTTGATGGGTTTGAATGATGATTGAGTCTCATCATTTAAATTAGATTTACAACCACATTTTTGTGCATAACTTCTTTAAAAACCCATATTTGATGACAGaattattgtatttaatttatttggcttaaatgcaatttaaaactcaAACAATTCTACTTACTAGCCAATGTGGTATTCAGAAGGTTGGTGGTTTTTATGTCATTCTTTACTACTCTTCAGTGTTAACTTATTGAAGTTTCTCTTCCTGAAAAAGATAGAGTGGTTTCTAAACAAACCACATCTTTTTTCACACCCTAGTTAAGGTAAAAATCCTTTAAAGAATAACAAATTTGTCCTTCATTTTTATTCCAAAGAACTACACAATCCAATAGAACGATTCAATAATTACTTTTAAGAATGCTCTTCACAAAaggatctttaaaaaaatcagtttattaaTGTTTAAAAGTTGATAAAGCTATGTGCAAAATGATCCACAAAAGTCAGAAACctattaaatactattttttttaaaaaaaaacaagacatcTCTTGGTTTAATTGCACTGAAAACCATACTAAAGAGacagtaatatatttttatcctttgtaatatttatacatatcttCAATTACTATCTAATGAACAGCTGGACTGAAAAGTTTCTGGTGTTTCCTACCAGTTAAAGTAATGCTTTTAAGGGCACAATAGGGTGGtattttcttaagaaatacaCATTCAATGGTGTTAACACAGGTTAGAAAAATCCAATATAATGAACTCTGCTGAAACAAATACATTCAAAAATCATGAAAAGTACTTTTAACACAACAAAATACAACCATGCTGTTGCTTGAAATGAATCACACAACATTCTGAAATAAACATCAACAAAAGTGCCAAAGACAGATGTCATGTTTGTTAGACTCATTTGCTAAGAAATCTCCCTTGGTTTGCAAAAGTTAATCCATTCAGTTTTCACTTTGTTTTGCTTGTCTGTTTCTCCTAGGACACTAAGGATCCTGGCTAGTATCATTTAGATAAAGTGGGCTTCTTTATGCAGATTTCAGCTTCAATGGATATGAAATGGTAACACATTTCATTGAAAAggtgttttttaaagaaatcaaagtgACTTCAACCAAATTCCAAAAAACGGATCCCGCTTACATGGAAACTTTGGCCTCAGCGAAGGACATTGTTTTACACCTCCAAACCATCTTCATCTTCCCACAGCCTACCTACTCAACATAGCCTATTAGCTATAGATGATCGATCACTCCACAACCCCAGCTCTGATAACTCTCAGGTAGTTAAAGTATAAAGTAAAAGAACTTTGAGGAGCGGTAtgaagggaagggagggtgggGTGTGGGATGTACAGGGCATCCCTAAAGAAGCAGAAGTGCACACACTCACTTGGGTTTGAAACTAAAGTGAAAGAAAGCATCTCCTCAAAGCTCCAGACAAAGAGACGCTTTCACATGGGGACATTAGTCTTTGAGGAGGGGCCAAATGAACCCTTTAGGAGCTTGACAATGCTAGACCTTTGGCTCAGTGCAAAATCAAAGCTCCAGGGGGGGGGAGGAAATATATTCCAGGCCGGGACCTGATCTCCACCCTTCCCAGTGCATTGTTCACAGGAACTAACTCTACCCACCAACACCCGACACCACCAGGCTGTTCATattctcccccttcctccctctggcTTGCAGCAGCTCCTCCCTGGCAGCAGTCGAAGCCCAGAGATTGTTTTCCAAACACTGGGGTGGCGAGCGACCAAGTAAAGAGCTCTTCCGGTGGGTGGACAGCTTCCAGTTCTAGGAAGAAGAGTTGACGTTTCCAGAAGACATAATGGTCTCTGGGTTGTCCCCATCGTCCTTCTGGGGGTGGGAGGAATTGTCCGATTTGCTGCGGCTGAATTCCATGCCGGCGATGATGGGTCGTTTGAATTTGCCAGCAGAGTCTCCGCTCGGGCACTTGCAGCAGGACATGATCCGGATGAAGGCCCGGCGCATCTCCTTGTTGGTCAGAGTGTAAATGATGGGGTTGGTGCCGGAGTTGAGCACAGCTAACACCAGGAAGTACTCCGCTCTGAAGAGGATGTCGCAGGTCTTCACCTTGCAGCCCACATCCAGCAGGAGCAGGATGAAGAGCGGTGCCCAGCAGGCGATGAAGACGCTCAGGACGATAATTACGGTCTTGAGCAGCGCCAGCGACTTCTCAGAGCTGCGGCTGGCCTTGGACATGTTCTTGCGGAACGTCAGGCGGCGGCTTCGAGTCCTGACCAAGGAGTAGATCCTGCAGTACAGAATGACGATGGAGAGCAGGAGCAGAGTGAAGACCGTGGTGCAGAAGAGGATATAGTGCTTGTGGTAGAGCGGCAGCACAGTGGAGCAGCTGGGCAGCGCGCTGATGCAGTTCCAGCCCATGATGGGCAGGCCACCCAGGATGAGGGAGATGACCCAGCAGGCGCTGATCAGCAGGAAGAGGCGGAAGTTATTGCTCCCGTTGTGGAGTTTCATTTTCAGCATCGTAATATAGCGCTCAATGGCGATGGCGAGGAGACTGAACACGGAGGCTGACAGGGCCACAAACATACTCCCTTCCCGCAGAAACCACTGGGCGGGAGTGAGCTTGTAGGTGGTGGCCCCAGACAAGAGCAGGTTAGCTGTGTAGGCCACTCCTGCCAACAGGTCTGAGAGGGCCAGATTGCCAATAAAATAGTACATGGGTCGGTGGAATTTCTTGGTTTTCCAAATAGTCAGCAAGACAAAGATGTTCTCGAGGATGATAAAGCAGCAGATAAGAATGAACACCACCGAGGTCAGTTTAATGCTGTTCTCCCTGTCCGCGCTGGTATTCAGCTTTCCCGTGTAGTTGTAATGCCGGACAATAATATCATAGTTGACGTAGTCAGAGACCGAGCTGCGGAGGGCCTTGACCAGCGGGACGCTGGTGGACCCCATGGTGCCAACCCTGTGTCCCCAGGAAGTCGGGGTGGCGTTACTCCAGACGAACGCTAGAGGGCAGGGCGAGAGAGCCTTCACTGGCTGCAGGGGTGGTTCGATGAGTGATCCAGGCTTTTTGTGTAGCTTTTCCTTGGCTGGAGAGGGCCTCGGAAACCGCAGCCTTAAACAAGTCAGAGGAGAGAGTCAGGGAAAGAGCCACAGCATACTGGCATAATTCATTCTAGCTAAGGCACTGCTCCAATTGTGTTACTGttgatttgttttaaagaaacttgGGAAGAGCTCAGGgagagagaattttttaaaaaaatcactgctcCTACTCCTGTAGGTTCCACAGTTGGGAAGTCACCTTTTTTCCAAACTCCATAAATCACAAGTGCCCAAGAACAATCTGATTGAGTTGGGCTCCTTAGTAGCCCAGAGATGCAAATTTTCAGCGCccagagagatttaaaaaaaaaaaaaatctttttttcttccctttttttttttttttttttccaaaaaaggaagagggggaagaaaaagagggagaaactCTATGGCCACATTCACTCAAAGAGAAGTGGGaattatgatgttggctgtgggttgaccaaaacaaaaacaaaaacaaacaaacaaaaaagatggaaaacaagGAGTGGGGGGAATGGGAAACCTAGAGAGCACACCCCATTTTAACCCCACTCCTGCCCTCTCGccaccccccaccctcccacccccgtATTTCCAGCCATGAAATTGTCTGAAGCAGTCACCAGCTCAGCTGCACGCTCAACACCAGCCCACGTCTCTCCTCGGAAAAGACTAGACTGCCAGTCTGAGGGTAGAGACACACACCTCTGTTCCCCATGCCCACCCCTAGCTCCCCTGTTCAAAGAGACGAGCACCACCTCCTAATTGCCATGCAAGAAATCAGATttgcaggaaaatcacttgaaagcGTAAGTCATTTGGGGGCTCTATTAATAACTCTCTAGGAGCAGGTGTGCCTAGGGTCGGAGGGCGCAGTGAGGTGTGGGCAGCCAGGCCCGCCCCGCCTTGCAGTAAACAGGAAAGCTTAGCGCCTCCGTGAAGCgactgccttttctttcttcttcttcttcttctccccgCCTCCCCCGCCCAACCGCCCCCAAGCCAGGGCAAGTAAATTTAAAGGTATTCAGTTAAAACCATTCATAACAGATTGCAGCAAATCCCAGAAGTTTCGTACACTAGTTGATCGcataaatattttttgctttgtttagtttagccaaaacatacacaaaagagagaaatcaaaCTACTCATGACAGCAATAATACATGCTACCACATTTTTAATTTCGAGCGCAAAACTACTCTTCAGAAACTCACATTAAACTGCTCCCTGGTGCATTGCTAAATTTGCGTGGGCAGTTTTATTTACTGCCGTCCCCCAACACGTTGACTCCTCTCCTAGGACTAGAAAGTTACAAACAAACTAACTTTCTAAGACCGCACTGGTCAGCAGAAGTCTACTTCTAAGTTGCTTAAATATTTCAAGGTAATTCAgcagtgcaataaaatgaggtaatagAGATGAGAGCAATCCCAGCAACTCCGCGAACAGCAGAGGCTGCTCAAGCCAAGAAGCTCCACATTTCCCCCAACTAATTTTATACCCTGCTCCTGGGCAGTACTAGTTTAAGCCATTACCTACGCCCCACACCACCCACCATATTCTTTGTCTATAGGATTTCCAAAATTTAGCACCTTCCCTACTACTCCTCCGACCAACCGGAGCTTTCACTGCCCCTACCCCCATAGGTTCCACAGTTGGGAATTAACCTTTTTTTCCAAACTCCGTAAATCACAAGTACCCAAGAAAAATCCGATCGAGTTGGGCTCCTTAGTAGCCCACAGATGCAAATTTTCAGCGCCCAGAGATgcatgttttcaaagtttttgtTTGCCTCGTTCGGCTTAAAAATTCGTTTCTGACACCTAAGCCCTACCGCAGCCGGGCTCCCCGCGCCCGCAGTCCCCCGCCACTCGCCGCCCCCTACCTCGCTCAAGCAGGGCGAAGTTGCGTTCGGAGAGCCCGGGATCTGTACGGCTCGCTCCGCATCTTGCTGCTGCCCCCGACTGACTGCGTAGTGCTCTCGCAAACTTACTCGAGTCGGGGTCCCCTCCCTCCGCAGCGGAGCACTCCAATGGCCAGTCCCGCTCGCCGCGGCCAGTTCCCTGCCTGCTACGCGAAGTCACCCAGCGCCGCGCCAAGGCTGGGTGGTTTCTTCAGGAAGACGCTGGGAGGGGTTAATGCCTTAACCCCCCACGCCCTCTGCCAGCTAGGGGCCCCCGGATCTGAACTGCTGAGAAGCACTGTCCAGGAAAGATCTGGggcagaagcaaaaaaaaaaaaaaaaaagaactcctccTCCCCAAacaacaaatgaaagaaaaaagagagagagagagagagagagagagaaggggcgGAGCCCGGTAACCCCTGGATTCTAATGTATAAATCACTGCCCTCGCCCAGATGCACGCTGATCCCTGGCGGTGGAGAGGATTCTCCCGAGCCCCTGAAAAAAAAGGAGGTGGAGAGACTTGGGAAACTTTTCTCTCGAAAAGTCTGAAGGGGCAGAGGACGGCCCGGAGTCTCGTAGCGCACCGCCCTGGTCCCACACCCCCCGCAGCCCTAGGAGGATCGGTGTGCTTAGCTTGTGACCAGGAGCTCCCCGAGCCACTTTCGCGCGGGCAGCAGAAAACCAGAGCCGCGGCCCGGCGAGTCTCGGCGGCGCTCTGGGGAGGAGACGCTGGGAAGGGGCTGCGAGAAGTACAGAGGAAACAAGCAGCCCGGGAGGGAGAATGGACCGGGAGGTTCCTGTTCTCCCCGCGCCACCCCAGATCCTGGTGCTCC
Protein-coding sequences here:
- the LOC105485479 gene encoding sphingosine 1-phosphate receptor 1 — encoded protein: MGSTSVPLVKALRSSVSDYVNYDIIVRHYNYTGKLNTSADRENSIKLTSVVFILICCFIILENIFVLLTIWKTKKFHRPMYYFIGNLALSDLLAGVAYTANLLLSGATTYKLTPAQWFLREGSMFVALSASVFSLLAIAIERYITMLKMKLHNGSNNFRLFLLISACWVISLILGGLPIMGWNCISALPSCSTVLPLYHKHYILFCTTVFTLLLLSIVILYCRIYSLVRTRSRRLTFRKNMSKASRSSEKSLALLKTVIIVLSVFIACWAPLFILLLLDVGCKVKTCDILFRAEYFLVLAVLNSGTNPIIYTLTNKEMRRAFIRIMSCCKCPSGDSAGKFKRPIIAGMEFSRSKSDNSSHPQKDDGDNPETIMSSGNVNSSS
- the LOC105485478 gene encoding uncharacterized protein; amino-acid sequence: MHADPWRWRGFSRAPEKKGGGETWETFLSKSLKGQRTARSLVAHRPGPTPPAALGGSVCLACDQELPEPLSRGQQKTRAAARRVSAALWGGDAGKGLREMLLKNVRLRGGLDQICLRDKLRTLLPLPYCCKGFHPVPGRTAFPSRQM